The Neodiprion pinetum isolate iyNeoPine1 chromosome 5, iyNeoPine1.2, whole genome shotgun sequence genome segment attcaaatatttcaattggaAGTATGCGAAACTATGAAAAAACCACTGAGGATTCCCAACTTTGGGGGCTGATTTCACCCCTTTAAACCGGTTTtccgccgataaaaaaaatacatgtcgCTTAGATTTCGATGAAGAATAATATATCCGCAAATGGTCGGCATaggggagagggggggggggggcaccTCAGGCAGTTTCCTTGTCAGCCTGCACGCAGCCAATGGCTTGGCAACGCTCGTTGACACGCCGATTTATAATAAAACGTCACCATCACTGCTTAATACCCGCCGCCTGAGTACCGCTGTGCGGAATCACCCAACAGCCCGCATACAGACAGCCAAATCTACGACACTGACATACGCTGGACCAGGGATGTCAGACGTACCAACTTCTTGGTAAACATACTAGTTTTTAGCGTCACGTACCATGTACCAAGACTACTCGGTCCTTGTACGCAAAAATACCAAGACTGGCCGTTAACCGACAAACACACACCGATAATTAACTAAAAATGATGTATTGTCAACTTTTCTTTCTGAACacgaaattaaatataatacggACAGAAAATCGCAGTCAGCAGTTAGCTGTCAGTTTTTTGTCACTGTACGGTTGGTGAAACTGCTTGGCTTGGCTATGGCTAGTCGATTACTGCGCCATCTTTGCATCGTATTTCTTGTTTACCTTTTTATACACTTCGCGACTTCGCTGTCTCGCGCTCGCCCTTGGCTTACGTACGATTTTGAACCACGAAGAAAAAGGGCGACTTCCAGTTTTTTCCTGAGTAAACTTCGAATGTCCGGATTCGTATTGTGTCAATTGTGTGCTTCGCTGTGCGTTTTTATTTAGAAAGAGGTAAGCATGATATTtatcgacgacgacgatctACAGAACACAATGAAACCTGAAAATTTGCACTTTTATACTGATGAGTGGATtatctcgtttctttttcttttccattcattgcacgatgaaatatttatatatttttacacattttttttgcatGCATTGTGACATATTTTTGCGTTTCCACGATTGCAATAACCgtggtgatggtgatggtggtggtcaacttaataaatttcgattcagGTAACTATGTCATCTGCAAGTGAGACCGAGAATGACGAGAATGACTCTGGATACGGGCCGTCTACGCCAAAAAAACTACGATTGGCTCGTGGAGATGCGAAGCTCAAAAAACAAGGACATCGAACTCAAAAATATCGAGTCGAATGGGAACGAGATCCGCAATGTTCGCCCTGGCTCGGGCCGGATCCAGCTTCAAAGACAAAAGCGAGGTGTAAATGGTGCAACGTTCGTCTCATCGCCGATATAAGCTTGATCAAAACCCAcggaaaaaccaaaaaacacgaaaaaaacGCGACAGCTTACGAGTGCAGCTCGTCAAAACTTttgagcaaattttttaaacctcaAGCTACGTTGAACACTCGGGACAGAAATATAACGAATGCGGAGATCAAGATTTGCGGTTTTTTGGCAGCTCACAACATTCCTTATGCCGTGGTCAATGATCTTATTCCATGCATGAAGTCGGCACTCCCAGACTCGAAAATCTTAGACGGAATATCCATGAAAAGGCAGAAGGCAACAAAAATCGTCACCAACGTCATCGGTGCTTCTCATAAAGAGGAAATCGCCAACCATCTACAGAAACAGAAGTTTTCTATTCTAACCGATGACTCCACGGATTGTTCCAGCGTCAAGACCGCGTGTATCGTCGTTCGGTTCTACAACGAAGACCTTGGACGAATCACCAGCGTGTTTTGGGAGTTGTCTAGTATTTTTCCTGAAGACGACGCTAGGGCAGCTCAGGAAGGAGCTAGTGGTCGACACCTGTATAATTTGATCATTAGGtcgtttgaagaaaaattcattccctTAACGAATGTATTGGGGTTTGGTTGTGACGGCGCAAGCGTCAACATCGGTGCGCGAAACTCGATTGCAAGTCGCCTAAAAGAATCATGCCCTGGTATAATTATCATGAGGTGTATATGCCATTCTCTTCATTTAGCAGCCAGCAAAGCATGTGAACAGAACATCCCTCGGAGCTGTGAAGACCTCGCCAGGAATGTTCACAACTACGTACAGCACAGTGCGAAGCGCATTGCGAGTCTCGctgtatttcaaaaatttttgaatgtcGCTGTCCACAAAATTCTTCATCCAGCACAAACGCGCTGGCTTTCGCTGCTCTCGGTTGTGGATCGCATGTTGGAGCAATGGGAGCCACTCCGTCTATATTTCATGGAACGACATATGGAAGAACGAACACTGGCGGCAGAATCGATTTTCATGTGGCTGAGAGACCCGTTCGTGAAGCtctattatcattttctcGCGTGGGTTTTACCCAAAGTTGTCACGATGAATGCCTACTTTCAATCGGAATCGGTGGTCATCACATCTCTCGCTGAGAAAATGGAGTTTGCGTTTAAAGAACTTCTTACGACGTATATGGCCCAAAAGTACGTAGCAACGACACCACTCAGCAAGGTCAATACGGAGACTAAAgacgaatttattccactCGAGAACATATACCTGGGTATGCAAGTGCtggaagagttgaaaaaaccGGAAGTATTGATAAGACCGGACTTGGTAGCAGATTTTCGGGCAAGATGTCGTAATTTTCTGATGAAACTCTGCAAGGAGATTCAAGAGCGATTCGATTTCGATGATCCTCTATTAAGAATGCTCCCTTTGCTGCATCCATCGAAAGCTACGTCGAGAAATGAGCGAAACAAACGTCAGTCGCTCGTCGAGCTTTGGAGCATCGTTCCCAGAGCCAAGCCCGAGAACTTGGAAGCTCTTCAGCGCTTGGATGATGAATGGCGTCGTATTCCGCTCGACGAAATTCCCGAAGACGTAGTCAAGGAAAAAGAACCGGACATTTTTTGGCACAAAATTGCTCAACTGACCGATTCTGAGGGCTGCAAAAGATACGTAGAACTACCATCTTTCGCATTGGCAGTTCTCTGTACTCCTCACGCAAATGCTGACTGTGAAAGAGTTTTTAGCAAATACAATTTGGTGAAAACCAAAAGTAGAAACAGGCTGACGGTACAAAATATTGAAGGCGCTATGCTGGCTTCACAAGCAGTTAAAGTAAACGCCAAGTGTTGTGCCGCGTTTGAGCCGACGAAGAGCATGCATAGTCGAATGACGTCTGCAATTTTGTACGATGCTCCGAACGAATCAACGGCGGATGCAGAAGAGGATCACCGGACTATCAACGATTTGGACGTGATATTAGAAGAGATTTAAATCAGGCGACACTGCGAAGAACACAGCATCGGCAGTAAAGAGTGGAGATATATAATTGTTCGAAACAAAGTCATAGATTTATTCAgtgttttttcaataatattttaataatctgttataaaatttgataagaaataaaaataacattgTTGAACCCTCTTTTCcgataaaaaatcatagttatgaattatttcttcatttttctcaatatattttacattatatgtctggaatgcaaaaaaaaggtttaaagtggtattttttcaatgcattCAATAATTACTGCCCTCTATTAACGGtacatgaaattgaaatataaaattttttcactaggATGCGATTTCCGACATAGTTTATATACCAGTGTTGGCAGCGCCGCAGCGGAGCACAGGCGTACtagtttttcgttttcaatacCAGCTTTCAGACAGCTCGGCACAAGGATTTCTGAGTGGCCGTCTAACATCCCTGCGCTGGACCAACGACGGGACTAGTGAAGGTCTTCGCCGACAGATGCTTTAGTATCGCTACGACTCTCATTTACACTTCGGAACACCAAGGGATTTATGTAGCCTGATTCGGCATTGAGGCAGCAGATCTGCGGTACCTACCCGTCCATCTCATTTCAAAGATCTGTGAGCATCACGAGAGATTCCCGGTTACTCTTGTCAAAATCCAAGGCGGGATACAAGTGGGACCTAATCGACTCACACATTAGCGAAGTTATACGAATCGATTGAGACTACAAGAGAAAGAGCAGCCTTCTAAACACGTATTATCAGATTAGATACACCGTAAATTACATTACTTGGTGTTTTTTCTACTTATAATCTTACAATAAGTAGGAGCAGGATCGAAGAATCCTTGCACATTTTTAGTTTCTTGTAGTAGCATAACGTAGAGTAGGAATATAGGTAGAAAAagatgatataataataagttcTAGCTGTAAAAGCCAATATTTGATTAATTACTATTAATAAAAGAATTCATCAACTCATATGCAAATTCAATTTAAGctttaattcaaaaacaacaaACGTCTCCATTTATTCTCACAGTTACGGAAGAGAAATGGAGCAATGGGGAAACCTTAACCGGTGGACACCAGAAATACAGTGAAGGGTGAAACTGGATCCTGATAGCGTAGGATAATAACACTACATAGGAACTCAGGACAACGTGCAAAATCCTAGTCCTATGAGATCAATAcgcatttttaataaaaagattTAGATAGGAGGTAAAACGCTCATGCGCTGCACCTTAACTCGCTGGAAAGTGTAAAGTCCGGAACTGCGAGAGCTAGGGATTTTATAATCCAGCAATCCCTTTAACAGCGGATATTTggagttttttaattatcactATTCGACAATTTATCTATTGTAGCGAGGACAGACACTCACCGGTGCATCAGCTGACAGTGCATTCTGCACTGCCATCTTGGCAAACGTTACAGTACGTGAGGTACTCGGCAACTAGTTCGTTTTCGCCTTGTGTACGTTTTCGGATCTCTTCGCATAACGCGAACTGCAAATTTGGATCGCTAAACCTGTAACACCAAACGTGTTTGAATTCTTGAAAGCTACTTCACTGAAATCGTTTACTGCGGAGCCAGTAAAGCGCTACTCCTGAAAGAAAGAACGGAAGGCTATTCAAAATATCGGTATCGCGCAAGTTTTGCCCTCTTCTATTCGAGTAAGGAAAGCTTCAGAATCCTCGTTATGCGTACCTGAAAATTTTAAGTTCCATTTCCGTATGATCTCGTATGCGGCGAGTATATTTGGGGTGTTATTGTTCGAGCGCGCGATTGAGTTGTCGGGAGCGCGTTGAACTGGTGACGCGGCGTGGTACGATGGCTGAATGGTAGGGATGGGCGATATGCATCGATGTTTCAACTATCGATTGTTTTCGGGGGAAACATCGATATTTTTagtcgatattttttctaGGTCGAAATATCGATAGTCGATGGAATAATTTGAACTATCGACATCGTCGAGTGATTTACCTGCAGAGGGTATACTCCTTGAGAGTGtgaattataatttctttttttattattattataatttttatcgatgCGACCAAACTAAAAACGCGGCAAACACATTGTTAAACTATCTTATTAGTATAAATTAAAtacttatttcttttattattttgtgaatttatatattattattattgacatGGCTGCTAATAACATTAACGTCGTTCAAGTACCTCGtaagtacatttttttttataatataaattatgatATCACTAAATCTaaccttcatttttttttactttgaaattGATGTAGTTTAATTAATAACTTATTTGTACTTTGGGTTTGTTTAGATAATGCTGGGGCTAGACGATACAATTTATATATCCAAATCGATCAAGAACCTTTGtttttgattcaaaatttagaTTTTCACACCTATTTACGAATTAAAAGTACGTATAAcctataaaaattaaatttatagtaatgttaataattaattattaaaatattttttttttctgtagctAATGACCAAGAAGCTTACAACTTTATCCAAAACTTAATTGCTACTGGCCAGTATCCAGTTCAAAACCCAGCGTGGACAGTGCTGTACAGAAGTTTGGACGCAATTGATTTCTCTCCAGTTAATTAAAGTTGTGTTCtcttataaaaataatttattactataaattaaaaataatttaatgatataataataaaaataattatccacTAATTAATacttgtatttatttttttttctacataaatttatcatttatcatatatctatttaaatttaaccgcggatttttaattattctgcTAAGTTCGTTGGTGTCGCTGCTGAAGcgcataataataattgaaacatcAACCAATAGGATTGattgcatgaaaattttaaatcttaACGGTTTTTTCACAAACTCACAGCAAGCTGTGTAATGTAAACACTCGAgtgttaattttaatttttaattaactcTGATAAGTTTATTAAATACTTGTAGCTCTTATAATTCAACTGAGGCTTTAAATTTAAGACGATGGAGATGGATGACTCTGACGACTGTCAACGTATGTACTTTTGTATAACCTAAAATATCTtgtgtttattttctttattttttatacgaattttataaaatttttacgtcgtattatttttttttctagaatcTGAAGATACTAGATCATTTCATATGTGGCTTAAAATTAATGATCAAAATTCAGAATCGTGGTTGATTTCCGATCTCAAGACATCAGAATATGTAAGATTGAAACGTACGTATACAGtggttataatttatactaataatagatttttaataatattttttacatttacagATAATGATAAATATGCGTACGAATTTATCATGGAAATCTTGAATAAAGGCAGACCATTAGTTAAAGATAATTTTCCCGAATACATCTAGAAATCGATTGACCATGTAGATTAGTAAGTGAATTTCAATACtctttaaaaacatttttccgtcATTTCATACTCATGTACCTGATGTAactaatcattatttttcctattttcttttttaagtACTCTTCTCAATTGTCCTGAATTGAATCCTAATGACAAAGGCGACAAAAGTAATGAAACAGTGTTAATTTCTGACAATTTAAATCAGCCTGTCCATCCCAAACTTAATAACCCATCCAGCAAGCCTCTACTATTGAATAATTCTATACCAGTTTCccaaaaaacaatttctaaTGACAGTGGTAAATGTTTTTCTCTATCTTTATGCATTTTAATTCATCATGAAGAGTTAATTAAAAAgtctttttgtttattatccTTTCCTAGTTAATGGTTCGTTGAATTGTAATCCTGATAATACATCCAAGtacgttatatttttatttatattttatccaacatcaattttattcttatctATTATTttagagtaaaaaatataattatgtacACACTAATATATTTTTGCTTTTTACAGTGTTAAAagtaaaagtaaattttggGAATATTTTACGCCAATAGACTCAACTTCGGCACGATGTAAATTTTGTCAAACTGTTATTAAAACGTCGGGAAATACATCAAATCTTCGAGCTCATCTGAATTCTAAACACAAAATGTTTATACCAGTAGAATTACaaataaatacgaaaaaacGTCCTTCTGTTGTGATTGAAGAGGATTCTGATGATTCCAGGGGGCTTGAATgtaaaaaaccgaaaattccGACAAAAGTTCAGCatgtttgtataaaatattgtactctaaattaattaataagaCGAAATAACTtaacatttatttaaaaactttttttcagaGCAATCCCGTTCTTGATTTATTTAAGGGAGCTTTCTAGTGTGACAGcccgaaaaatcgctgtttttcgcgatttttttttttaaagaaaaaataatctaatcggtctggttttttttttgtatagtAATTGGGcattgaagaatacaaaaaaattttttaaagatcgatttatttattaattaatgtctataaaaatgatgaaacaattgttgcagaaaatgcacttggatgTGGTGTCCACGTTGGgggtcacaattttgatctgaaacaaaaaacacaaaaagattattgatcggtatataattggctttcgtgctatggaggcttttttcttttttttttttttttgcaaaaatggcgccggtttgaaaaaaaagtatcgattttagcattttttttggcagttttttttacaaaaaaataggaagatgtcaaaaaaaaaaaaaaagcttccatagcacgataaacaatgacgttaagtatattgtgtaaaaaattcaactcgatagctttaaaactctgccctccaagttggacaccgttttgaaaaatgctgtttcgagaaaaacgcgttcaaagtttcaagtgcggaaattttaggtaaatcgtttacttacggtcaatcagcgatgccaggtccatacgatatcccttctgcttctttgaaaagatcgtgctcaatggattgttcagtccgacgagctgtcctcgcctctttgctatccagggacgcccggcggtttgcttgggtgatgcgcgcattcttgtacttagcggcgaaatctgcggcgctcggccctatcgtgcatcccatcgtctccaaaatttttaaaattgggtcgtaaccttcattgaaggtgcacacagcacactgcgtagcgatttctactatctgcttgccgcagaatacgtgctttgggGCTAGTTGCCATACACAGTGATTGAAGCTCTCGTTATTGTTTTGAATGTTCGCGCCCGTACaccgctttttttttgaaaatcgagtgcgacaaaaaaataagtcgcgcgactaatttacggctaattaacggcaaattatgcaatagtccgaattcacattttcgacaattggcgaaccaagttcatgtacgtgcaGGTAGGAACGAGACAATAGAAATGACGGTCGCACGGGCAGACGGCCGACGCGGCAGCTGTAGCGCTCCGTTACCTTCTTCCAAGAAATGCTGTACAGTAAccgaaataatctgaatttcggcatgaaaatttcagggaatattcggaagagtgtatactattcgataaagcaaaaaaaaaaaatcgattttttgaaaatttcacactggaaagctcccttaagCGAGCAAATTCTTACGCAGGTTAGATTTATATttttgctattattattactattattatatatactgcAAGTGTTTATTCATACtgattgtataattttattatgcAGAAGGTGGTCTTGAagctgaaaaattaacaaactcTCTACTATATATGATAGTAGTTGATCACATGCCTCTCCGtagtgtggaaaaaaaaggtCTCAAGCAGTTCATAAAGACAGCTAGACCTCAGTACTCTATACCCAGTCGTAGAACTTTAACAAAGTTAATTAATGATAAATATGACGTTTTGAAACTTAAAATAATTCAGGACTTAAATGAATCTGCGTTTTATTCTATCACTTGTGATATCTGGACGGATGTGTCTCAGAAAAGTTATTTAGGAACAACTGTCCATTATTTACCGTCCGAtaacttaaaaattttaagcacACATCTTTGTGTTAAACCATTAGCTTCTGAGCATAATGCAACTTATATATCAACATGtttattagaaatttttaataattttagttTACTTAAAGTTAAAATAACAGCTATTATAAGTGATAGCGCTGCGAACATGATAAAAGCTATTGATAATGTGTTTGATTCTGACGTAGATAATTTGAGCAACGGAAACATTGATCAAAGTAAAAAGAACAACAATAAAAGGCTGCCCTGCTTTGCCCATCGAGCATCTCACATAGTTCCGAAAGCTATTGCAAAAATGCCACATATACAACTTGTGATTGATAAAGTTAAAAGAATTGTCATGATGACAAGAAAAAGTGTTCCGGCTGCGGATGAACTAAGAAGACTGCAAGAACGTGACGGAAAATCGGAAGGAACCATACTTAAGTTCATTCAAAGCGTTGACACCCGCTGGACTTCAACCTATGACATGCTGGAAAGGTTTTTATTATTGGAAGATTACGTTTATCCAGTGACTTCGAAGTGTGCGAATCCACCACCGATGTTAAGCCATGaagtgattttgaaagatATCGTGAATTTAATAAAACCTGTCATGATAATCATAACCGAATTGAGCGGGGATTCCTATTTAACTTGCAGTATTATAATTCCTGCTGTTGCggttatgaaaaatgaaataatgcTCTCGAAACCAAAAACTGAGGATGGAGTTCAATTCAAAAACCATTTACTAAATTCTCTAGATAATCAATTTTATGATATTGAGTCGTATCCAACATTAGCAATTGCAACTATTCTGGATCCTCGCTTCAAGACACTTCATTTTCAAAGAGCTATGCATGCCGCAGATGCGGTTGAGCACATTCGTAAACGAATGAACTCTAGTATTACTCAGACTTCTACATCTATATCAGTTTCATCTACTGTAAATTTTGAAGCccaattaaataaaaataatatttggcGTCATCATGATCAGCTTGTTGCCAAAACAAGTGCAGCAACTTATTCACTGGATGGTGTGGCATTTGAGCTGAAACAATACCTTACGCAGCCTGTCATTCCAAGAAATGAAGACCCTTTGAAATATTGGCAACTTTTGAAACCTTCCTTCCCAAGTCTTTTCCAAATTGCGATGAAGTATTTTTGTGTAGTAGGAACGTCAGTTCCTTGTGAACGACTTTTCTCTGAAGCTGGAAATATAAAAACTGATGACCGAAATCGTCTTACTGGGAAGAATTTAGATAAGTTACTTTTTTTGAGTAGTTTAACTTCAGAAGATTGGGGATATTGATCTACACTAAGGTActgaattattatcattaatttattattatatatttgtctattatataattaatcatCAGTCATTATCTTAAGAATTCTATTGTGATagtagatataaaaaaattttagtcacTAAATAGTTTAATCACTAAAgtgattacaaatcaaattataattgttaatttaattataaatttgtgttgttttataaataaaatgtttttaacTCCATCTATGATAAAATTACTTATGTTATAGtataaatgcttttaattatttgaataagaaataaattgaaaattagaattattatttttgtatgtttattttagagataattataatttttttaaattttcgcgCTCATTTTCAATATCGATATCGACAATCGATGTTTCGATGTTTTTC includes the following:
- the LOC138190978 gene encoding zinc finger protein 862-like, yielding MSSASETENDENDSGYGPSTPKKLRLARGDAKLKKQGHRTQKYRVEWERDPQCSPWLGPDPASKTKARCKWCNVRLIADISLIKTHGKTKKHEKNATAYECSSSKLLSKFFKPQATLNTRDRNITNAEIKICGFLAAHNIPYAVVNDLIPCMKSALPDSKILDGISMKRQKATKIVTNVIGASHKEEIANHLQKQKFSILTDDSTDCSSVKTACIVVRFYNEDLGRITSVFWELSSIFPEDDARAAQEGASGRHLYNLIIRSFEEKFIPLTNVLGFGCDGASVNIGARNSIASRLKESCPGIIIMRCICHSLHLAASKACEQNIPRSCEDLARNVHNYVQHSAKRIASLAVFQKFLNVAVHKILHPAQTRWLSLLSVVDRMLEQWEPLRLYFMERHMEERTLAAESIFMWLRDPFVKLYYHFLAWVLPKVVTMNAYFQSESVVITSLAEKMEFAFKELLTTYMAQKYVATTPLSKVNTETKDEFIPLENIYLGMQVLEELKKPEVLIRPDLVADFRARCRNFLMKLCKEIQERFDFDDPLLRMLPLLHPSKATSRNERNKRQSLVELWSIVPRAKPENLEALQRLDDEWRRIPLDEIPEDVVKEKEPDIFWHKIAQLTDSEGCKRYVELPSFALAVLCTPHANADCERVFSKYNLVKTKSRNRLTVQNIEGAMLASQAVKVNAKCCAAFEPTKSMHSRMTSAILYDAPNESTADAEEDHRTINDLDVILEEI
- the LOC124220074 gene encoding zinc finger BED domain-containing protein 4-like, coding for MIKAIDNVFDSDVDNLSNGNIDQSKKNNNKRLPCFAHRASHIVPKAIAKMPHIQLVIDKVKRIVMMTRKSVPAADELRRLQERDGKSEGTILKFIQSVDTRWTSTYDMLERFLLLEDYVYPVTSKCANPPPMLSHEVILKDIVNLIKPVMIIITELSGDSYLTCSIIIPAVAVMKNEIMLSKPKTEDGVQFKNHLLNSLDNQFYDIESYPTLAIATILDPRFKTLHFQRAMHAADAVEHIRKRMNSSITQTSTSISVSSTVNFEAQLNKNNIWRHHDQLVAKTSAATYSLDGVAFELKQYLTQPVIPRNEDPLKYWQLLKPSFPSLFQIAMKYFCVVGTSVPCERLFSEAGNIKTDDRNRLTGKNLDKLLFLSSLTSEDWGY